One genomic region from Mercenaria mercenaria strain notata unplaced genomic scaffold, MADL_Memer_1 contig_1092, whole genome shotgun sequence encodes:
- the LOC128551445 gene encoding uncharacterized protein LOC128551445 translates to MRAALQAIVPHMYGNHGKCGTWCKFMAGDATHHRNISCDLHDTDLKLSLENILAPYITNAQKWMTTASSQTNEALKHFAWSKTPTVRNYSHSESFDFRVSAAVLQFNDGLSYITDVTKNCNLSPNKETEKHIVVQDRIRDKQKMYKQNREAKRRSFELKKLRLLKSAVSEIKEGVSYQSCCAFDELEVLDTTPLPEPAVKYEQCHPECPIVYYDLVTSNVGDHAEIVQLSAVCGDSHFTKFVLPKGDIHVKATAVNGLEVRIVKEKKYLFQDNQEVESCDVSMAFSEFLAWLNSLSDGKVILAAHNGKVFDMKFLLKYVTETNCFNLFCKNVYGFIDTLPLLRKLKPRMKSYKLTNLYEQTFGVTFEAHDALHDAKALQYIIKDRSIAFKEMESYILTATEAVNYLLNRRHSRACAAEMENELCKNEKVITCSMAKKISESGLSYDHLKTAYLRDPENGIKLLLSEQVNGKPRVTN, encoded by the coding sequence ATGAGAGCTGCTCTGCAGGCTATTGTACCACACATGTATGGTAACCACGGAAAATGCGGTACATGGTGCAAATTCATGGCCGGAGACGCTACTCATCACAGAAACATATCTTGTGATTTACatgatactgatttgaaattgtCCTTAGAAAATATTCTAGCACCGTATATAACCAATGCGCAGAAATGGATGACAACTGCATCTTCACAAACAAATGAAGCTCTAAAACATTTTGCTTGGAGCAAGACACCAACAGTCCGAAATTACAGTCATAGTGAGAGTTTTGATTTTCGAGTGTCTGCTGCCGTTTTGCAGTTTAACGACGGCCTGTCGTACATTActgatgttactaaaaattgcaACCTTTCTCCAAATAAGGAGACAGAAAAGCATATTGTTGTCCAAGACAGAATAAGAGACAAACAGAAAATGTACAAACAAAATCGAGAAGCGAAACGCCGGAGTTTTGAATTAAAAAAGCTAAGATTATTAAAATCAGCTGTGTCCGAAATTAAAGAAGGCGTCTCGTACCAGTCATGCTGTGCTTTTGATGAACTTGAAGTTTTAGACACGACTCCGCTTCCCGAGCCTGCGGTGAAGTATGAACAATGTCATCCTGAATGCCCTATTGTATATTACGATTTGGTAACGTCGAATGTAGGCGATCATGCAGAAATTGTCCAGCTTTCGGCAGTCTGCGGCGATTCGCACTTCACTAAGTTCGTTCTACCTAAAGGCGATATACATGTAAAAGCAACAGCTGTTAACGGTCTTGAGGTCCGCATAGTGAAAGAAAAGAAGTACCTCTTTCAAGATAACCAGGAAGTTGAATCCTGTGATGTATCAATGGCCTTTTCCGAATTTTTAGCATGGCTGAATTCCTTAAGTGACGGGAAAGTTATTTTAGCGGCCCACAACGGAAAGGTTTTCGATATGAAATTCCTATTGAAGTATGTCACAGAAACAAATTGCTTTAATCTCTTCTGTAAAAATGTCTATGGATTTATTGACACACTACCTCTCCTTAGAAAACTGAAACCAAGGATGAAGTCATACAAACTAACTAATCTGTATGAACAGACATTTGGTGTTACATTCGAAGCTCACGACGCATTACATGATGCAAAAGCTTTACAGTATATTATCAAAGACCGGAGCATAGCGTTCAAAGAAATGGAAAGCTATATTTTGACTGCAACTGAAGCAGTAAACTACTTGTTGAATAGGCGCCATTCACGTGCTTGTGCTGCTGAAATGGAGAACGAAttgtgtaaaaatgaaaaagttataacaTGTTCTATGGCAAAAAAGATCTCTGAAAGTGGACTTTCTTACGACCATTTAAAAACGGCATACTTACGTGATCccgaaaatggaataaaattgttgCTTTCAGAACAAGTCAACGGTAAACCGAGAGTTACAAACTGA